One Candidatus Nomurabacteria bacterium genomic window carries:
- a CDS encoding restriction endonuclease subunit S: protein MTQTVLLGDLVDVIKGISYRSADYSVKGKGKAFINLKCVGRGGGFRFDGIKYYAGKMKLSQMTNAGDILIANTDLTQDREVIGSPIIMPELGEEACFSLDLSKLEIKNDSKIDKDYLFYYLKSPLARDYMIAHSSGSTVMHLSVKSVPSMPILLPSIEEQRYIGQQLKLIDEKIELNRKMNETLEQMGQALFRHYFITNPAAKTWSIGTISDLGQVITGKTPSKTRGDFYGNDVPFLKVPDMHNQTIIINTADNLSTLGANSQANKYIPKWSTTVSCIATVGVISLAGKEMQTNQQINSVIPKNENYTFFNYFVLTSKKPTLRSMASSGSAVPNLNKAHFENINIVIPSETLLEEFQHGIKSIFKIIETNLQEIQTLTTLRDTLLPRLISGKLKV, encoded by the coding sequence ATGACCCAGACTGTTTTGCTTGGAGATTTGGTAGATGTCATCAAGGGTATTTCTTACCGGAGTGCAGACTATTCGGTAAAAGGCAAGGGTAAGGCATTCATCAATCTTAAGTGCGTAGGTCGTGGCGGTGGTTTCAGATTTGATGGCATAAAATATTACGCCGGAAAGATGAAGCTGTCTCAAATGACAAACGCTGGGGACATATTGATTGCGAACACTGACCTCACACAAGACAGAGAAGTCATCGGTAGCCCAATCATTATGCCAGAGCTTGGCGAAGAAGCTTGTTTTTCACTTGATCTATCTAAATTAGAGATTAAAAATGACTCTAAAATAGACAAAGACTATCTATTCTACTATCTTAAATCGCCTTTAGCCCGCGATTATATGATTGCTCATAGTAGTGGCAGCACAGTAATGCATTTATCTGTCAAAAGTGTGCCTAGTATGCCCATCTTACTACCCAGCATAGAGGAACAGCGTTATATTGGACAGCAGTTGAAACTAATTGATGAAAAAATCGAACTGAATCGCAAAATGAACGAAACGCTGGAGCAGATGGGGCAGGCCCTCTTCCGCCATTACTTCATCACCAATCCCGCCGCCAAAACCTGGTCTATTGGTACAATATCCGATCTTGGGCAAGTTATAACCGGCAAAACTCCAAGTAAAACAAGAGGTGATTTTTATGGAAACGATGTTCCTTTTTTAAAAGTACCAGACATGCATAATCAAACCATAATTATCAATACAGCGGATAATTTATCAACATTAGGAGCTAACAGTCAGGCTAATAAGTATATACCAAAATGGTCAACAACAGTAAGTTGTATCGCTACTGTGGGCGTAATTTCATTAGCTGGCAAAGAAATGCAGACAAACCAGCAAATTAATTCAGTAATTCCAAAAAATGAAAATTATACGTTCTTTAACTATTTTGTGCTAACTTCAAAAAAGCCGACATTAAGGAGTATGGCTAGTTCAGGCTCAGCGGTGCCGAACTTGAATAAGGCTCATTTCGAGAACATAAATATTGTAATACCATCCGAAACTTTACTTGAAGAATTTCAACATGGGATCAAATCAATATTTAAAATAATTGAGACGAATTTACAAGAAATCCAAACCCTCACCACCCTCCGCGACACATTATTACCCCGCCTAATATCCGGAAAGTTAA
- a CDS encoding DUF3800 domain-containing protein: MNKQLVFIDDSGDPGFKLGKGSSSHFVIACVIFDDTLDAEETALAIKKFRREIGWADEREFKFNKTKKSIVLQLLQKVSQSKFRVRAICIDKSLIRSHELKSKQDSFYNYAIKEVLSKTTDLNAANIRLDGHSGRNYKKSATAYFRREINSSSQKIAKVRFVDSKTNNLIQLADLTAGAILRSTQTGKTDSLDYLKILEKRIENVWYFK, encoded by the coding sequence ATGAATAAACAGCTAGTTTTTATAGATGACTCAGGTGACCCAGGCTTTAAGCTTGGCAAAGGCTCTAGTAGTCATTTTGTAATTGCATGTGTAATATTTGATGATACGCTTGATGCAGAAGAAACTGCCTTAGCAATTAAAAAGTTTCGCAGAGAAATCGGCTGGGCAGATGAAAGAGAATTTAAGTTTAACAAAACAAAAAAATCAATTGTTTTACAGCTACTGCAAAAAGTGAGTCAAAGCAAATTTAGAGTGCGGGCTATATGTATAGACAAATCACTTATACGCAGCCATGAGCTTAAGAGTAAACAAGATTCGTTTTACAACTATGCTATTAAAGAAGTCTTGTCAAAAACAACAGATCTAAATGCTGCAAATATTAGACTAGACGGCCACTCTGGGCGTAATTATAAAAAATCTGCCACCGCATATTTTAGGCGAGAAATTAATTCTAGCTCGCAAAAGATTGCCAAAGTACGGTTTGTAGATTCAAAAACAAATAATTTAATTCAATTAGCAGATTTAACAGCGGGCGCAATATTAAGGTCTACGCAAACAGGCAAAACCGACAGCTTAGATTATTTAAAGATATTAGAAAAAAGGATAGAAAATGTTTGGTATTTTAAATAG